A stretch of the Gemmatimonadota bacterium genome encodes the following:
- the raiA gene encoding ribosome-associated translation inhibitor RaiA, with protein sequence MQKTMTARHCELADAYKQHADREMDRLNRYSDNILSADLIVSQEKYRYMVELNVHVGGHVLTSKEEDAEAYTALDQAVNKMETQLKKHNGKLHDHRVRRH encoded by the coding sequence GTGCAGAAAACCATGACAGCCCGCCACTGCGAACTGGCAGACGCATACAAGCAGCACGCTGATAGAGAGATGGACCGATTGAACCGTTACAGCGACAATATTCTGAGCGCAGATCTTATTGTCTCTCAAGAAAAATACCGGTACATGGTCGAACTGAACGTGCATGTCGGAGGTCACGTCCTGACCAGCAAGGAAGAGGACGCCGAGGCCTATACCGCACTTGATCAGGCGGTCAACAAGATGGAAACTCAGTTGAAAAAGCACAATGGCAAGTTGCACGACCACCGGGTAAGGCGCCATTGA
- the rpoN gene encoding RNA polymerase factor sigma-54: MELHLQPQTRQQFSPQLMYSLKLLQFTTVELEQEIKEKIEENPLLELEEETGEPDGQDGPEDGPAGEPLAEEPDPTREDDPGDMTPDRDEVDWDAYIRDGMHNQMDSREETEKREDQHILEREGKSGPTLTQHLIEQLHLLELSVRDREIGEYLIGNLNDSGLLDVPLQDLALESGVPFDEAERVLKVVQTLEPTGVGARDLRECLMLQLDALNLRESLAYRMVSEHWRDVKLRRIAAIRRKTRTSQNDVGDALHVISGLNPHPGLAISDSSVISIHPDLVVEKMEGEYVVYLNDRNLPRVRVSHAYQAILSRGEHSTEEDRRYVRQKLTEANHFVNSIEQRRSTLLKVTNCIVKAQRAFLDSGLSRLKPMILQEVADKVGLHVTTVSRATQGKYIQTPRGIYALRFFFDGRLQKKSSEHTDEAPAGQLATKTVKDRIARIIAEEDEHAPLSDQAIEEILRSKEGVQIKRRTVAKYRENLGIPIARMRRRI, encoded by the coding sequence ATGGAACTTCATCTCCAACCGCAGACAAGGCAGCAGTTTTCTCCCCAGTTGATGTATTCGCTCAAACTGCTGCAGTTCACCACGGTGGAACTCGAGCAGGAGATCAAGGAGAAAATCGAGGAGAACCCCCTGCTGGAACTGGAGGAGGAGACGGGCGAACCAGACGGACAGGACGGACCGGAGGATGGACCGGCGGGAGAACCGCTGGCGGAGGAGCCGGACCCGACGCGCGAGGACGATCCCGGGGACATGACGCCTGACCGGGACGAAGTCGATTGGGATGCCTACATACGTGACGGCATGCACAACCAGATGGATTCCCGCGAGGAGACCGAAAAGCGGGAAGACCAGCATATCCTGGAACGCGAGGGGAAGTCGGGCCCGACGCTCACCCAGCACCTCATCGAGCAGTTGCATCTTCTCGAACTATCCGTCCGGGATCGGGAAATCGGCGAATACCTGATCGGCAACCTGAACGACAGCGGCCTCCTGGACGTCCCGTTGCAGGATCTGGCGCTGGAGTCCGGCGTACCTTTCGACGAGGCCGAACGGGTTCTGAAGGTCGTACAGACCCTCGAACCCACCGGCGTGGGCGCGCGGGACCTGCGAGAGTGCCTGATGTTGCAGTTGGATGCGCTGAACCTGCGCGAATCGCTGGCATACCGGATGGTATCGGAACACTGGCGAGACGTCAAACTGCGGCGCATTGCGGCAATTCGGAGGAAAACCCGGACTTCCCAGAACGATGTCGGGGATGCCCTGCATGTGATCTCGGGACTCAACCCCCACCCGGGGTTGGCCATCAGCGATTCGTCTGTAATCTCCATACACCCCGATCTGGTTGTCGAAAAGATGGAGGGGGAATACGTCGTATACCTTAACGACCGCAACTTGCCCAGGGTTCGTGTCAGCCATGCCTATCAGGCCATCCTGAGCCGGGGCGAGCACTCCACCGAAGAAGACCGGCGGTACGTGCGGCAGAAGCTGACCGAGGCCAACCACTTCGTGAACTCCATCGAGCAACGGCGGTCTACCCTGTTGAAAGTCACGAACTGCATCGTCAAAGCGCAGCGTGCATTCCTGGATTCGGGCTTGTCCCGTCTCAAACCGATGATTCTGCAGGAGGTCGCTGACAAGGTAGGTTTGCATGTAACGACCGTCAGCCGGGCAACGCAGGGCAAGTATATACAAACCCCCAGGGGGATTTACGCGCTGAGGTTTTTCTTTGACGGCAGGTTGCAGAAGAAGTCATCGGAGCATACGGACGAAGCCCCGGCCGGCCAATTGGCGACAAAGACGGTCAAGGACCGAATCGCCCGGATCATCGCGGAAGAAGACGAGCACGCACCACTGAGTGATCAGGCCATCGAGGAGATCCTGCGTTCGAAAGAGGGTGTGCAGATCAAAAGGCGGACCGTGGCGAAATACCGCGAGAACCTGGGGATACCCATAGCGCGGATGCGCAGAAGGATCTAA
- the lptB gene encoding LPS export ABC transporter ATP-binding protein, with protein sequence MQCLQAENLVKSYQNHRVVDDVSLRVDQGEVVGLLGPNGAGKTTSFYMIVGMVKPRSGQVLIEDRETGKRREITRWPMYRRARVGIGYLAQEPSIFRRMTVEQNLMSILETLPMTRKARRQKMEAVLEDFGIAHLAKHRAYTLSGGERRRTEISRVLVTEPKFILLDEPFAGIDPIAVEDIQEVIGRLKERKLGILVTDHMVRETLQITDRSYIMADGRIYLSGTAEALADDPEARRIYLGERFRLE encoded by the coding sequence GTGCAGTGCCTGCAAGCTGAGAACCTGGTAAAATCCTATCAGAATCACCGCGTCGTTGACGATGTGAGCTTACGCGTAGACCAGGGCGAGGTGGTCGGCCTGCTCGGTCCCAACGGGGCAGGGAAGACCACCTCGTTCTATATGATCGTCGGCATGGTCAAGCCAAGGTCCGGACAGGTGCTCATCGAGGATCGGGAAACCGGGAAGAGAAGAGAGATTACGCGGTGGCCAATGTATCGGCGCGCGCGCGTCGGGATCGGTTATCTGGCCCAGGAGCCTTCGATCTTTCGGCGGATGACGGTGGAACAGAACCTGATGTCCATTCTCGAGACGTTGCCCATGACCCGCAAGGCCAGGCGCCAGAAAATGGAGGCTGTGCTGGAGGATTTCGGCATTGCGCATCTGGCCAAGCATAGAGCCTATACGCTGTCGGGAGGCGAACGGCGAAGAACCGAGATCAGCCGGGTTCTGGTCACCGAACCGAAGTTCATACTGCTCGATGAACCCTTTGCCGGGATCGACCCTATTGCAGTGGAAGATATACAGGAAGTCATCGGGCGCCTCAAGGAAAGGAAACTGGGTATACTGGTCACGGATCACATGGTCCGGGAGACTTTGCAGATTACGGACCGTTCCTATATAATGGCCGACGGCCGTATATACCTGTCCGGTACGGCCGAAGCCCTGGCCGACGATCCCGAAGCGCGCCGCATCTATCTCGGCGAGCGATTCCGCCTGGAATAA
- the lptC gene encoding LPS export ABC transporter periplasmic protein LptC — MSTLPIPRIWPHPKFRDAERHARFWLSYLFIATVVCSAACRSVDQQVVESGNQDILPDQEAWNTTIYLSRHGRQEATIQAGHRLYFSETNVTIMDGGVHVEFYEKDGSLASTLEAEQGEIDGQTHDLRVRGGVTVHSTERGTLETDSLTWVNAKNRIETDAAVRLTGDTDVIAGDGFEADPGMRQYIIRRNIKGQFLPDAQSN; from the coding sequence ATGTCGACTTTGCCTATTCCCCGGATTTGGCCTCACCCGAAGTTTCGCGACGCAGAAAGGCACGCCCGCTTCTGGCTGTCGTACCTGTTCATAGCTACAGTTGTATGCTCGGCTGCCTGTCGATCCGTCGATCAGCAGGTGGTGGAGAGCGGCAACCAGGATATCCTTCCGGATCAGGAGGCATGGAATACGACGATCTACCTGAGCCGGCACGGCCGGCAGGAAGCCACGATCCAGGCCGGCCACCGTCTGTATTTTTCGGAAACAAACGTTACCATCATGGACGGGGGAGTCCATGTCGAGTTTTACGAAAAAGACGGCAGCCTGGCCTCGACACTCGAAGCTGAGCAGGGTGAGATCGACGGGCAGACCCACGACCTGCGCGTCAGGGGCGGCGTAACGGTCCACAGCACGGAACGCGGCACCCTGGAAACTGATTCCCTGACCTGGGTAAACGCGAAGAACCGTATCGAAACGGACGCCGCCGTCAGATTGACCGGGGACACGGATGTCATTGCTGGCGATGGATTTGAAGCCGATCCGGGCATGCGTCAGTATATCATCCGCCGCAACATCAAGGGCCAGTTTCTACCGGATGCGCAGTCGAACTGA
- a CDS encoding lysophospholipid acyltransferase family protein, protein MASLIKRLRNTAVYHGTRVFVGLMNALPRRTALSVSGWMGGLAYHVARHSRRLALSNLTLAYGDKKSRRQIRQLGRSVFRELGRNVVDAARLPRVTAANVDDLVRAEGLSFLESAYDEGRGVVAVSAHLGNFELMGTFLALKGFTVTVVAAPLYDPRLDALLLKNRVRGGLNVVSRDRAAAAVLRALRKGHVVGLLVDQDTRGAGIAVPFFGRPARTPTGPAVLADRAGAPIVPMAIHRLADDTHLVTVRPPIRSAGRAPEDVEMTTSAYTAELERFIRKAPAQWVWMHDRWKASRLA, encoded by the coding sequence GTGGCCTCCCTGATCAAACGCCTGCGCAATACTGCGGTCTATCACGGTACGCGCGTGTTCGTCGGCCTGATGAACGCGCTTCCGCGACGGACGGCGTTGTCTGTCAGCGGGTGGATGGGCGGGCTGGCCTACCACGTTGCGCGTCATTCCAGGCGCCTTGCCCTTTCCAATCTCACGCTGGCCTACGGCGACAAAAAGTCCCGCCGACAGATCAGACAACTGGGCAGGTCCGTGTTCCGGGAATTGGGAAGGAACGTTGTCGATGCCGCCCGTCTGCCCAGGGTCACGGCGGCGAATGTGGACGACCTGGTCCGGGCCGAAGGACTTTCCTTCCTGGAATCAGCCTATGACGAGGGGAGAGGTGTAGTAGCCGTAAGCGCCCACCTGGGCAACTTCGAACTGATGGGGACGTTCCTGGCCCTCAAGGGCTTCACCGTCACCGTGGTGGCCGCGCCCCTCTATGATCCCCGGCTGGACGCCCTCCTGCTGAAAAACCGGGTGCGCGGCGGATTAAACGTCGTCAGCCGCGACAGGGCTGCCGCCGCCGTTCTTCGCGCGCTGCGGAAGGGGCACGTCGTCGGGCTCCTGGTGGACCAGGACACCCGGGGGGCCGGTATTGCGGTGCCTTTCTTCGGCAGGCCCGCCCGGACACCTACCGGCCCCGCCGTCTTGGCCGACCGGGCCGGTGCGCCAATCGTTCCCATGGCCATTCACCGCCTGGCGGACGATACGCACCTCGTAACCGTCCGCCCGCCGATTCGGTCCGCCGGCCGGGCTCCGGAAGACGTGGAAATGACGACGAGCGCGTATACGGCGGAACTGGAGCGGTTCATCCGGAAGGCGCCGGCCCAATGGGTATGGATGCACGACCGCTGGAAAGCGTCCAGGCTGGCTTGA
- the kdsA gene encoding 3-deoxy-8-phosphooctulonate synthase has translation MKEVAVGDVAIGGGRPLALIAGPCVIESEAVVMETGERLVAISGRLGIPLVFKSSYAKANRSSVDYYTGPGMHEGLRVLHKVRDLGVPVLSDVHSVEEVDAAAEVLDMLQLPAHLSMQTELTLALARTGKPVNVKKGQFLSPEDMAAVVSKIESTGNRQILLTERGVSFGYHDLVADMRSLAIMRRTGYPVVFDATHVVRLYGRPSSDTSGGTPEFIEPLAKAAVAAGCDAVFIETHPRVSEALCDAASMLPLDRLEPLLESLMAIDEAVRPHAAS, from the coding sequence ATGAAAGAGGTCGCCGTCGGAGACGTCGCCATCGGCGGAGGTAGGCCGCTGGCACTGATTGCGGGCCCCTGCGTGATCGAAAGCGAAGCGGTGGTCATGGAAACGGGCGAACGCCTGGTCGCGATATCCGGCCGGCTGGGGATCCCGCTCGTATTCAAGTCATCCTACGCGAAGGCGAATCGTTCTTCTGTCGACTACTACACGGGCCCGGGGATGCACGAGGGCCTGCGCGTGCTCCATAAAGTCCGGGACCTGGGCGTTCCGGTGCTCTCGGACGTGCACAGCGTGGAGGAAGTGGACGCGGCCGCGGAGGTCCTCGATATGCTGCAGCTTCCCGCGCACCTGTCCATGCAAACGGAACTGACCCTGGCCCTCGCCCGTACCGGAAAGCCCGTCAACGTGAAAAAGGGACAGTTTCTCTCGCCTGAGGATATGGCCGCGGTGGTGTCCAAGATAGAAAGCACAGGCAACAGGCAGATACTCCTGACTGAACGCGGCGTCTCCTTTGGATATCACGACCTCGTCGCCGATATGCGATCGCTGGCCATCATGCGCCGGACAGGATACCCCGTGGTTTTCGATGCCACCCACGTGGTCCGGCTGTACGGCCGCCCGAGCAGCGACACGAGCGGGGGAACGCCCGAATTCATCGAGCCCCTCGCCAAGGCGGCCGTGGCAGCGGGATGCGACGCCGTATTCATAGAAACACACCCCCGTGTTTCCGAAGCGCTTTGCGATGCCGCGAGCATGTTGCCGCTTGATCGTCTGGAACCCCTGCTGGAAAGCCTTATGGCGATCGACGAGGCCGTACGGCCCCACGCGGCTTCATGA
- the kdsB gene encoding 3-deoxy-manno-octulosonate cytidylyltransferase, with amino-acid sequence MASGKTKITGLIPARYASTRFPGKALATLLGKPMIQHTFERARRARRLTDLYVVTDDERIADVVRRFGGEPIMTSRDHPSGTDRLAEAVRDLDSDVVVNIQGDEPLITPEAIDTVVQALLDDPDVPMSTLAHRITRPEDLLNPHMGKVVFDRQGRALYFSRSPLPWPGENIDGNCLRRTRYYNTVGLYGYRRAFLLAFAALEPTPLECAERLEQLRALEHGYRIMVKETDYAPLGVDVPEDLEKAQRRLAAEEGNS; translated from the coding sequence ATGGCATCCGGTAAAACGAAAATCACGGGGCTCATTCCGGCCCGCTACGCTTCGACCCGATTCCCCGGCAAAGCGCTGGCAACCCTGCTGGGCAAACCGATGATCCAGCATACGTTTGAGCGCGCCAGGCGGGCCCGTCGCCTGACCGACCTTTACGTCGTGACCGACGATGAGAGGATCGCGGATGTGGTGCGCCGTTTCGGCGGCGAGCCCATCATGACGTCCCGTGATCATCCCAGCGGTACCGACCGGCTGGCTGAGGCCGTCCGGGACCTGGATTCGGACGTCGTCGTCAACATACAGGGCGACGAGCCGCTGATAACGCCCGAGGCCATCGATACCGTGGTGCAGGCCCTGCTCGACGATCCCGACGTGCCCATGTCGACCCTCGCGCACCGCATAACCCGTCCGGAAGACCTGCTCAACCCCCATATGGGGAAGGTCGTATTCGATCGGCAGGGACGGGCGCTGTATTTCTCCCGGTCGCCGTTGCCCTGGCCGGGCGAGAACATCGACGGGAACTGCCTGCGCCGGACCCGGTACTACAATACCGTGGGGCTTTATGGATACCGGCGTGCTTTTCTGCTTGCCTTCGCCGCGTTGGAGCCGACGCCACTGGAATGCGCGGAACGGCTGGAACAGCTGCGGGCGCTCGAACATGGTTACCGCATTATGGTGAAAGAGACCGATTACGCCCCGCTGGGAGTCGATGTGCCGGAGGACCTGGAAAAGGCGCAGCGAAGGCTGGCCGCCGAGGAAGGGAATTCATGA
- the gatC gene encoding Asp-tRNA(Asn)/Glu-tRNA(Gln) amidotransferase subunit GatC: MTVSIEDVDHVASLAHLKFSDDEREQLVGQLNAILAYMEKLNTLDTSGVEPTSHVLNLKNVFRRDEIGPSLSQEEALRNAPSSDRGHFTVPKVI; this comes from the coding sequence ATGACGGTTTCAATCGAAGATGTGGACCATGTCGCCTCGCTCGCCCATCTCAAGTTCTCGGACGACGAACGGGAACAACTGGTCGGGCAGCTGAACGCCATCCTGGCCTATATGGAGAAGCTCAATACGCTTGACACCTCCGGCGTGGAACCGACTTCCCACGTGCTGAATCTGAAAAACGTCTTTCGCCGTGACGAAATCGGACCGTCTTTGTCCCAGGAGGAAGCATTGCGCAACGCGCCTTCTTCGGACCGGGGTCATTTCACGGTCCCCAAGGTGATCTGA